In Anguilla rostrata isolate EN2019 chromosome 1, ASM1855537v3, whole genome shotgun sequence, a genomic segment contains:
- the LOC135248825 gene encoding homeobox protein SIX6: protein MFQLPILNFSPQQVAGVCETLEESGDIERLGRFLWSLPVAPAACEVLNKNESVLRARAIVAFHTGNFRELYHILENHKFTKDSHSKLQALWLEAHYQEAEKLRGRPLGPVDKYRVRKKFPLPRTIWDGEQKTHCFKERTRHLLREWYLQDPYPNPSKKRELAQATGLTPTQVGNWFKNRRQRDRAAAAKNRLQQQVLTQGSVRSLAEEDVAVDRLGAASSPEASLSSKAAASAISITSSDSECDI from the exons ATGTTTCAGCTTCCTATCTTGAATTTTAGCCCCCAGCAGGTAGCGGGGGTTTGTGAGACTTTAGAGGAGAGCGGAGATATTGAACGTCTCGGTCGCTTCCTCTGGTCGCTGCCCGTCGCCCCAGCAGCCTGCGAGGTCCTCAACAAGAATGAGTCGGTCTTGAGAGCGAGGGCCATAGTGGCCTTCCACACTGGGAATTTTCGAGAGCTTTACCATATCCTGGAAAACCACAAGTTCACCAAAGACTCACACTCTAAACTGCAGGCCCTTTGGCTGGAAGCACACTACCAGGAGGCAGAGAAGCTGAGGGGCCGCCCGCTAGGACCGGTGGACAAATATCGGGTAAGGAAGAAGTTCCCTCTGCCCAGAACAATTTGGGACGGGGAACAAAAGACACACTGCTTCAAAGAGAGAACCCGGCATTTGCTCAGAGAATGGTATCTGCAGGACCCTTATCCGAACCCTAGCAAAAAGCGGGAGCTTGCACAGGCTACGGGACTTACTCCCACACAAGTGGGAAACTGGTTCAAAAATCGCAGACAAAGGGATAGAGCGGCAGCAGCAAAAAACAG GCTTCAACAGCAAGTCCTGACCCAAGGTTCGGTTCGGTCTCTGGCTGAAGAGGACGTTGCAGTGGACCGACTCGGTGCTGCGTCCAGCCCTGAAGCTAGTTTGTCCAGCAAAGCCGCCGCCTCGGCAATATCTATCACTTCCAGCGACAGTGAATGTGACATCTAA